The proteins below come from a single Longimicrobiaceae bacterium genomic window:
- a CDS encoding plastocyanin/azurin family copper-binding protein, with protein MRRVLATLPLLLLLTGFARSQPPQHVISQKEKAFSRSQITVRAGEAIAFRNDDVVIHNVFSTSPGFEFNLKKQAPGAAGAVPFRQRGSAQVRCAFHPQMKLTVTVN; from the coding sequence ATGAGACGAGTTCTGGCCACCCTCCCCCTCCTCCTCCTCCTGACGGGCTTCGCGCGCAGCCAGCCCCCGCAGCACGTGATCAGTCAGAAGGAGAAGGCCTTCTCCCGGTCCCAGATCACGGTCCGGGCGGGGGAAGCCATCGCCTTCCGGAACGACGACGTCGTCATCCACAACGTCTTCTCCACGTCGCCCGGCTTCGAGTTCAACCTCAAGAAGCAGGCACCCGGGGCCGCGGGCGCCGTTCCGTTCCGGCAGCGGGGGAGCGCGCAGGTCCGCTGCGCCTTCCACCCGCAGATGAAGCTCACCGTGACCGTGAACTGA
- a CDS encoding cytochrome c peroxidase has protein sequence MRPRHLPRSLAHGLGICRPRSAAGVFALILSAGAACSRAEAGDPDRASYPRYAELYTRPDSTPFPAENPYTEARAHLGKVLFFDPRLSDSNILSCGSCHNPGFSWGDGLPRGVGHGMKTLDRRTPTILNAAWAEALFWDGRASTLEEQALGPITSSAEMNMDEKRLVEKLRAIRGYQPLFEAAYPGEGISPATVGKALATYQRTIVSGTSPFDRWVSGDEGAISEEAKRGFELFNDKANCAACHSGWRFTDDSFHDIGVPGSDRGRGAVLDLDIVQFAFKTPTLRNVTERAPYMHDGSEKTLEDVIELYDLGGRVKRASLSDEIRPLRLTSDEKRALVAYMRTLSSVDAPVDIPTFPY, from the coding sequence ATGCGCCCACGCCACCTCCCGCGATCTCTCGCCCACGGGCTGGGGATCTGCAGGCCCCGCAGCGCGGCCGGGGTCTTCGCGCTCATCCTCTCGGCCGGGGCAGCCTGCAGCCGGGCGGAGGCCGGGGACCCGGACCGCGCCAGCTACCCCCGGTACGCCGAGCTCTACACCCGGCCGGACTCGACGCCCTTCCCCGCGGAGAACCCGTACACCGAGGCACGGGCCCACCTGGGGAAGGTGCTCTTCTTCGACCCGCGGCTCTCCGATTCCAACATCCTGTCGTGCGGCAGCTGCCACAATCCCGGGTTCAGCTGGGGGGACGGGCTGCCCAGGGGGGTGGGACACGGCATGAAGACGCTCGACCGGCGGACTCCGACCATCCTGAACGCCGCGTGGGCCGAGGCGCTCTTCTGGGACGGGCGCGCGTCGACGCTGGAGGAGCAGGCGCTCGGTCCGATCACCTCGTCGGCCGAGATGAACATGGACGAGAAGAGGCTCGTGGAGAAGCTGCGCGCCATCCGGGGATACCAGCCGCTCTTCGAGGCCGCCTACCCCGGGGAGGGGATCTCTCCGGCGACCGTCGGGAAGGCGCTCGCCACCTACCAGCGCACCATCGTGTCGGGAACGTCTCCCTTCGACCGCTGGGTGAGCGGGGACGAGGGCGCCATCTCCGAAGAGGCGAAGCGTGGGTTCGAGCTGTTCAACGACAAGGCGAACTGCGCCGCGTGCCACAGCGGCTGGAGGTTCACCGACGACAGCTTCCACGACATCGGCGTCCCGGGCTCCGACCGGGGGCGCGGCGCGGTCCTCGACCTGGATATCGTCCAGTTCGCGTTCAAGACCCCCACCCTCCGCAACGTCACCGAGCGCGCGCCCTACATGCACGACGGGTCGGAGAAGACGCTGGAGGACGTGATCGAGCTCTACGACCTGGGGGGACGGGTCAAGCGGGCGAGCCTCTCCGACGAGATCCGGCCCCTCCGCCTCACCTCCGACGAGAAGCGGGCGCTGGTCGCCTACATGAGAACACTTTCGAGCGTCGACGCGCCGGTCGACATCCCGACGTTCCCGTACTAA
- a CDS encoding HAMP domain-containing methyl-accepting chemotaxis protein, with protein MRPEAAAAEDGSRRLAAADTGGGEGGRSGGPLRLLQHSLAAKLYLTLLTLLGVLLSVVLGISLLTKASLEESSRELGEALRVKELAVRSMSLLYKQDDITKAMLLDPANFDQAVAKIEAYDENLKTFEEMAALSDSPEILGLIRQLRGLDAEALKPLDTQILEMMAAEDLGPAKRLYFTEYEPVRARYEGHIRELGTVAETLAEGARDRMAARNRRAFFDLLLSVTAAVLLVAVVFLVAIGKVRRKLAQMIQVIQAVARGDLTRQLDAGPQDELGRMAASFNQMVRDLREMMGEIQEVSQRLTQSSGRISADASETSSSVVQLNVAIEQITDGAQEQARAASETAEIMEGMSASVYSIVQSAGEMAASSDETLHAANRGGETVQEAIHSMEEIRLAVRDSAEKVRTLGGYSLRVEEIIRAISEIADQTNLLSLNAAIEAARAGEQGRGFAVVADEVRKLAERSATSAKEIAQLVRNMQQGMNGAVSAMEAGTEKVESGTELARNAVGALEEILRNLRGTHHQIGSVAESARQIMDRTERVSASIQEVASIAEESAASAEEMSAQSIEVSAGIERIADVSAQGDDARGTGDPSTRSLLRLSEQLQQLVLRFSI; from the coding sequence GTGCGTCCGGAGGCTGCCGCCGCGGAGGACGGGTCGCGCCGGCTCGCCGCGGCCGACACCGGGGGCGGCGAGGGGGGGCGGAGCGGCGGCCCGCTTCGGCTCCTCCAGCACTCCCTGGCCGCGAAGCTCTACCTGACGCTGCTCACCCTGCTGGGAGTGCTGCTGTCGGTGGTGCTGGGAATCAGCCTCCTCACGAAAGCGAGCCTGGAGGAGAGCTCCAGGGAGCTGGGCGAGGCGCTCCGGGTGAAGGAGCTCGCCGTCCGGTCGATGTCCCTGCTCTACAAGCAGGACGACATCACCAAGGCGATGCTGCTGGACCCCGCCAACTTCGACCAGGCGGTGGCGAAGATCGAGGCGTACGATGAGAACCTGAAGACGTTCGAGGAGATGGCGGCCCTCTCCGACTCCCCCGAGATCCTCGGGCTCATCCGGCAGCTGCGCGGGCTGGACGCAGAGGCTCTCAAGCCGCTCGACACGCAGATCCTGGAGATGATGGCCGCGGAGGACCTCGGCCCCGCGAAGCGGCTCTACTTCACGGAGTACGAGCCGGTCCGGGCCCGGTACGAGGGTCACATCCGGGAGCTGGGGACGGTCGCCGAGACGCTCGCCGAGGGGGCCCGCGATCGGATGGCCGCCAGGAACCGGCGGGCGTTCTTCGACCTCCTCCTGTCGGTCACCGCGGCCGTCCTCCTGGTGGCCGTCGTCTTCCTCGTCGCGATCGGGAAGGTACGCCGCAAGCTCGCGCAGATGATCCAGGTCATCCAGGCGGTCGCCAGGGGGGACCTGACCCGCCAGCTCGACGCCGGTCCGCAGGACGAGCTGGGCAGGATGGCGGCCTCGTTCAACCAGATGGTCCGGGACCTCCGCGAGATGATGGGGGAGATCCAGGAGGTGAGCCAGAGGCTCACGCAGAGCAGCGGCCGGATCTCCGCTGACGCGAGCGAGACCTCGAGCTCGGTCGTCCAGCTCAACGTCGCGATCGAGCAGATCACCGACGGCGCCCAGGAGCAGGCACGGGCCGCCTCGGAGACGGCCGAGATCATGGAAGGGATGTCCGCCTCGGTCTACTCGATCGTCCAGAGCGCCGGGGAGATGGCCGCCTCGTCCGATGAGACCCTCCACGCGGCCAACCGCGGGGGGGAGACGGTCCAGGAGGCGATCCACAGCATGGAGGAGATCCGCCTGGCGGTGCGGGACTCGGCGGAGAAGGTCCGCACCCTGGGCGGATACTCGCTCCGGGTGGAGGAGATCATCCGGGCGATCTCCGAGATCGCGGACCAGACGAACCTGCTGTCCCTGAACGCCGCGATCGAGGCCGCGAGGGCCGGCGAGCAGGGGCGGGGGTTCGCGGTCGTGGCGGACGAGGTCCGGAAGCTCGCCGAGCGCTCCGCCACCTCCGCCAAAGAGATCGCCCAGCTCGTCAGGAACATGCAGCAGGGGATGAACGGAGCCGTTTCCGCGATGGAGGCCGGGACCGAAAAGGTGGAGAGCGGAACGGAGCTCGCCCGGAACGCGGTCGGCGCGCTGGAGGAGATCCTGAGGAACCTGCGGGGCACTCACCACCAGATCGGGAGCGTCGCCGAGAGCGCGCGGCAGATCATGGACCGGACCGAGCGGGTCTCCGCGTCCATTCAGGAGGTGGCCAGCATCGCGGAGGAGAGCGCCGCCTCCGCGGAGGAGATGTCCGCGCAGAGCATCGAGGTCTCCGCGGGCATCGAGCGGATCGCGGACGTCTCGGCCCAGGGAGACGACGCCCGGGGAACGGGCGATCCGTCCACGCGGTCGCTGCTGCGCCTGTCGGAGCAGCTCCAGCAGCTGGTGCTGCGGTTCAGCATCTGA